In the genome of Candidatus Omnitrophota bacterium, one region contains:
- a CDS encoding ABC transporter permease, with product MSKYILKRLLGMIPVLFGITIISFTLIHLAPGKPTTLDQALNPKVSPEIRLKMVKLYGLDKPLVSQYLDWVKRLCVLDLGRSFGDNRPVLDKIVERIPLTLAINISSLIFVFLVAIPVGIKASLKPGKGFDNFTTFLGFILFAMPTFWLALLLMQLLCITLGWLPISGIKSLDYEYFTLAHKVWDRVWHLILPVFVSSLGSLAVISRYMRSSMMEALSQPYIYTARAKGLPESKVVYKHALRNASLPIVTIIGLSIPGLLGGSVIFESLFALPGLGRLFYEAVMMRDYPLIMAEVALGAVLTMLGNLIADISYAYVDPRIRYK from the coding sequence ATGAGCAAATATATTCTAAAAAGATTATTAGGGATGATACCGGTGCTCTTTGGGATCACTATTATCAGTTTTACCCTGATACATTTAGCCCCGGGAAAACCGACTACCCTTGACCAGGCGCTGAACCCTAAGGTCTCGCCGGAGATCCGGCTGAAGATGGTTAAGCTCTACGGTTTGGATAAACCTTTGGTCAGCCAGTACCTGGATTGGGTGAAGAGGCTTTGCGTTCTTGATTTGGGCCGTTCTTTCGGGGATAACCGGCCGGTCCTGGATAAGATCGTGGAAAGGATCCCTTTGACCCTGGCCATAAATATAAGTTCTTTGATCTTTGTTTTTCTGGTAGCCATACCTGTCGGCATAAAAGCCAGCCTTAAGCCGGGAAAGGGATTCGATAATTTTACCACTTTCCTGGGGTTTATTCTTTTCGCCATGCCGACTTTCTGGCTGGCTTTGCTGTTGATGCAGTTGCTATGCATAACTTTGGGCTGGCTGCCGATCTCCGGGATAAAATCCCTGGACTATGAGTATTTCACTTTAGCGCATAAAGTCTGGGACCGGGTATGGCATTTGATCCTGCCGGTATTTGTTTCCAGCCTGGGAAGCCTGGCAGTCATCTCGCGTTATATGCGCTCAAGCATGATGGAGGCCTTGAGCCAGCCATATATTTATACTGCCAGGGCTAAAGGCCTGCCGGAAAGCAAAGTTGTTTATAAGCACGCTTTGCGCAACGCCAGCCTTCCCATAGTCACGATCATCGGTCTTTCCATACCCGGGCTCTTGGGAGGGAGCGTTATTTTTGAATCGCTCTTCGCCTTGCCCGGTTTGGGCAGGCTGTTCTATGAAGCGGTAATGATGCGGGACTACCCCTTGATCATGGCAGAGGTGGCTCTGGGCGCTGTTCTGACTATGCTGGGTAACCTGATCGCGGATATAAGTTACGCTTACGTTGACCCGAGGATACGCTATAAATGA
- a CDS encoding ABC transporter permease, giving the protein MKNNPYLICGIFIIGILSLAAIFAPLISSYDPSQIDSRSLLSSPSSAHWLGTDSLGRDLFSRMIWGARISLCIGIIAVGISTFLGLFLGALAGFYGRFIDTLIMRFCDIMLCFPTFFLILAVVAILEPSIFNIMIIIGLTSWMGPARLVRGEILSLKEREFIQAETAIGCSDLRIIVRHLIPNAAGPVLVNATLGIAGAILLESGLSFLGLGVQPPMPSWGNILIESKSTLGIAWWITVFPGLAILITILGFNFIAEGLKKVIG; this is encoded by the coding sequence ATGAAAAATAATCCATATCTTATCTGCGGGATATTCATCATCGGCATTCTCAGCCTGGCCGCGATATTCGCTCCCTTGATCAGCTCTTATGATCCTTCGCAGATAGATAGCCGGAGTTTATTGAGTTCGCCTTCTTCAGCGCATTGGCTGGGCACGGACAGCCTGGGCAGGGACCTGTTCAGCAGGATGATCTGGGGGGCGCGGATATCTTTGTGCATCGGGATCATTGCAGTGGGCATATCCACTTTTTTAGGGCTGTTCCTGGGCGCTCTTGCCGGGTTCTACGGCAGGTTCATTGATACTTTGATCATGCGTTTTTGCGATATCATGTTATGTTTTCCCACGTTCTTTCTGATCCTGGCTGTAGTGGCGATATTAGAGCCGTCCATCTTCAATATTATGATCATTATCGGTTTGACCAGCTGGATGGGGCCGGCCAGGCTGGTCAGGGGAGAGATCTTGTCTTTGAAAGAGCGGGAATTTATCCAGGCGGAAACCGCGATAGGTTGCTCCGACCTGCGCATTATTGTCCGGCATCTGATACCCAATGCCGCGGGCCCGGTTTTGGTCAACGCTACCCTGGGTATTGCCGGAGCGATCCTGTTGGAATCCGGTTTAAGCTTTTTAGGCCTGGGCGTGCAGCCGCCTATGCCAAGCTGGGGAAACATCCTTATTGAATCCAAATCCACGCTGGGAATAGCCTGGTGGATAACTGTGTTCCCCGGGCTGGCTATTTTGATCACCATCCTGGGGTTTAATTTTATCGCCGAAGGGTTGAAGAAAGTCATCGGGTAA
- a CDS encoding ABC transporter ATP-binding protein produces the protein MDKLLEVKNLKVEFRVEDKFIHAVAGVDLQVNANEIVVLAGESGSGKSATALALTRILPANARITSGEVVFQGRDILGLTEKELINIRGKDISYIFQEPASYLNPVYTIGSQISEVIVLHQHKSRKEADELALGLLEQVRITEPKRVFFSYPHQLSGGMNQRAFIAMSLAGNPKLLIADEPTTALDVTIEAQILELLSQLQQRMKFSMVFITHNLSIARRISRRVIVMYQGKIVEQADTAAIFKSPEHFHTKELIAAYEKIGRI, from the coding sequence ATGGATAAACTGCTGGAAGTTAAAAATCTGAAAGTCGAATTCCGGGTGGAAGATAAGTTCATCCACGCTGTTGCCGGCGTCGATCTGCAGGTCAATGCGAATGAAATAGTGGTCCTGGCAGGGGAATCCGGCTCAGGCAAGAGCGCGACTGCGCTGGCTTTGACCAGGATACTTCCGGCCAACGCCAGGATAACTTCCGGGGAGGTTGTTTTTCAAGGAAGGGATATCCTGGGGCTTACGGAAAAAGAACTGATAAATATCCGGGGCAAAGACATATCTTATATATTCCAGGAGCCGGCAAGTTATTTGAATCCGGTTTACACTATCGGCAGCCAGATATCCGAGGTGATTGTTCTGCATCAGCACAAGAGCAGGAAAGAGGCGGATGAATTGGCCCTGGGATTGCTGGAGCAGGTCAGGATAACCGAGCCCAAGAGGGTTTTCTTCAGCTATCCGCATCAGCTTTCCGGGGGGATGAACCAGCGGGCTTTTATCGCTATGAGCCTGGCGGGCAACCCAAAGCTTTTGATCGCCGATGAGCCGACCACTGCCCTGGATGTCACTATAGAGGCGCAGATACTGGAATTGCTTTCGCAATTGCAGCAGCGGATGAAGTTTTCAATGGTCTTTATCACCCACAACCTGTCCATTGCCCGCAGGATCAGCCGGCGGGTTATTGTTATGTATCAGGGGAAGATCGTTGAGCAGGCGGACACGGCGGCTATATTTAAGTCGCCGGAGCATTTTCATACCAAAGAGCTGATCGCAGCTTATGAAAAGATCGGAAGGATTTAG
- a CDS encoding ATP-binding cassette domain-containing protein — protein sequence MILELKNVTKSFPGQQGLISRPGRVFNALDNVSFKVDEFTTLGIVGESGSGKTTLAKIILDLIPLTSGEVIFNRELIGDFRKDVQIIFQNPYNSLDPKMRIKEMLFEPLSIHKIAHGSARLKKAIELLQMVEMDETALNRYPAEFSGGQRQMICIARALASEPRLLVLDEPVSSLDLTIQARILELLARLKQKFRLTYIFISHNLGVVKYMADSVAVMREGKVVELAKAGDIFSSPGQDYTKRLLEAAALSPSVVAS from the coding sequence ATGATCCTGGAGCTTAAGAACGTCACCAAGTCATTTCCCGGCCAGCAGGGGCTTATTAGCCGGCCGGGCCGGGTGTTCAATGCCTTGGACAATGTCAGCTTTAAGGTCGATGAATTTACCACGCTGGGGATTGTGGGAGAGTCGGGTTCAGGCAAGACCACTTTAGCCAAGATAATACTGGATCTTATCCCTTTGACTTCAGGCGAGGTTATTTTTAACCGGGAATTGATAGGTGATTTCCGCAAGGACGTGCAGATCATTTTTCAGAACCCGTATAACAGTCTTGACCCCAAGATGCGGATAAAGGAAATGCTCTTTGAGCCGTTATCAATCCATAAGATAGCGCACGGCAGTGCCCGGTTAAAGAAAGCGATAGAACTATTGCAAATGGTGGAAATGGATGAGACTGCTTTGAACCGTTATCCTGCGGAATTCTCCGGAGGCCAGAGGCAGATGATCTGCATTGCCCGGGCATTGGCCAGCGAGCCGCGGCTGTTGGTCTTGGATGAGCCGGTGTCATCTTTGGACCTGACCATTCAGGCCAGGATATTGGAGCTGTTAGCCAGGCTGAAACAGAAGTTCCGGCTTACCTATATATTCATCAGCCATAATCTGGGGGTCGTTAAATATATGGCGGATTCGGTGGCGGTGATGCGCGAAGGCAAAGTTGTGGAGTTAGCCAAGGCAGGGGATATATTCAGCAGCCCGGGGCAGGATTATACAAAAAGGCTGTTGGAGGCGGCTGCGCTGTCCCCATCAGTTGTGGCCTCATGA
- the rplM gene encoding 50S ribosomal protein L13 has translation MQKTYLPKESEIQRKWFLVDASDQILGRLASRIAMILRGKHKAIFTPHMDTGDGVIVINASKIKVTGKKLSDKVYQRYSGYPDGQKRITMDTMLANRPETVMKLAVQRMLPKGALAEKQIKKLKIYAGGDYPHAGLKPEKVELVK, from the coding sequence ATGCAAAAAACCTATTTACCTAAAGAAAGTGAAATTCAGAGAAAGTGGTTCCTGGTAGATGCTTCGGATCAGATCCTGGGCAGGCTTGCCTCGCGCATTGCCATGATATTGAGAGGAAAACACAAGGCTATTTTTACCCCGCATATGGACACAGGAGACGGGGTCATAGTCATCAACGCCTCAAAGATCAAGGTTACCGGAAAGAAGCTCTCGGATAAGGTTTATCAGAGATATTCCGGATATCCCGATGGCCAAAAAAGGATCACCATGGATACTATGCTGGCTAACAGGCCCGAGACAGTGATGAAGCTGGCTGTGCAAAGAATGCTGCCTAAAGGGGCTTTAGCCGAGAAGCAGATAAAGAAATTAAAAATATATGCGGGCGGTGATTATCCGCATGCGGGTTTAAAACCGGAAAAGGTGGAATTGGTCAAATAA
- the rpsI gene encoding 30S ribosomal protein S9, translating into MDSIIKHNAVGRRKEAVARVFLIPGGKGNITVNGVAADSYFPRETDRIIIRQPLRLTNTIAKYDVVVNIRGGGITGQAGALRHAISRTLVLAEPELKDMLRKNGYLTRDPRMKERKKYGLKGARKRFQWTKR; encoded by the coding sequence ATGGATAGCATAATCAAACATAACGCGGTTGGAAGACGTAAAGAAGCGGTTGCCAGGGTATTCCTTATCCCGGGCGGAAAAGGCAACATCACGGTTAACGGTGTGGCCGCGGATTCATATTTTCCCAGGGAGACCGACAGGATCATCATCAGGCAGCCGTTGCGGTTGACCAATACTATTGCTAAATACGATGTAGTGGTGAATATCCGCGGAGGCGGAATTACCGGGCAGGCCGGCGCTTTAAGGCACGCCATATCCAGGACTTTAGTGCTCGCAGAGCCGGAGTTGAAGGATATGCTGCGCAAAAACGGATACCTGACCCGCGACCCCCGTATGAAGGAGCGCAAGAAGTACGGATTGAAGGGGGCACGTAAACGCTTCCAGTGGACAAAGAGGTAA
- the argC gene encoding N-acetyl-gamma-glutamyl-phosphate reductase yields the protein MNITVDIVGATGYTGQELIGILLRHPNVRIGRLYSTTDEPKKLSELLPRFNNKTDLVCQKLDKKALASSDADLVFLAMPHTYSMAIVPELLKAGKRVIDLGADFRIKDARVYEEYYDVKHTDRGLLNQAVYGLPEMNRQKIKKAKLIANPGCYPTAAILGLSPLLRAGCVGLDSIIIDAKSGTSGAGKKAVKDFLFTEVDEDFRAYKINRHQHMPEIKQELSRQADKEIQITFVPHLLPLKRGILETIYVKSNASRKPDTQDIISLYKRFYQNEPFVRIREEGHFPTLKDVVGTNYCDIGISVSGKDIIIIAVIDNLLKGASGQAVQNMNIMFRFPEEAALI from the coding sequence ATGAATATAACTGTGGATATCGTCGGGGCGACAGGCTACACCGGACAGGAATTGATCGGGATACTGCTGCGCCATCCCAATGTCCGGATCGGCCGCCTTTATTCTACCACCGACGAGCCGAAGAAACTTTCGGAGCTTTTGCCGCGGTTCAATAATAAGACGGACCTGGTCTGCCAGAAGCTGGATAAAAAAGCGCTGGCCTCAAGCGACGCCGATCTGGTCTTCCTGGCTATGCCGCATACTTATTCCATGGCGATCGTCCCCGAGCTGCTTAAGGCCGGTAAACGAGTGATCGACCTGGGAGCGGATTTCCGGATCAAGGATGCCAGGGTCTATGAGGAGTATTACGACGTCAAACATACGGATAGAGGGCTGCTTAACCAGGCGGTTTACGGCCTTCCGGAGATGAACCGGCAGAAGATCAAGAAGGCCAAGCTTATAGCCAATCCCGGATGCTATCCGACCGCGGCTATCCTGGGGCTGTCGCCTCTTTTGAGAGCCGGCTGCGTAGGCCTGGATTCTATAATAATTGACGCCAAGTCCGGGACCAGCGGCGCGGGCAAAAAAGCGGTGAAGGATTTTCTCTTTACCGAGGTGGATGAGGATTTCCGGGCTTATAAAATAAACAGGCATCAGCATATGCCGGAGATAAAACAGGAACTGTCAAGGCAGGCCGATAAGGAGATCCAGATAACCTTTGTTCCGCATTTATTGCCTTTGAAGCGGGGGATACTGGAGACCATATATGTAAAGAGCAACGCCAGCAGAAAACCCGATACGCAGGATATTATATCTTTGTATAAAAGGTTTTACCAGAATGAGCCTTTTGTGCGGATCAGGGAAGAAGGCCATTTCCCGACCTTAAAGGACGTGGTCGGCACCAATTACTGCGATATCGGCATAAGCGTGTCCGGCAAGGATATAATAATCATCGCGGTCATCGATAATCTGTTAAAAGGCGCTTCCGGACAGGCTGTCCAGAATATGAATATTATGTTCCGTTTTCCGGAAGAAGCAGCGTTAATATAA
- the argJ gene encoding bifunctional glutamate N-acetyltransferase/amino-acid acetyltransferase ArgJ, which translates to MRIIKKAILPAGFAANGINCGLKKSGKPDLAVFYSVVRAKAAGMFTTNKIASPAVALCKSYLKSGKGFHAVIANSGNANCFTGKQGMSDAVKVTAESGKIFKIGKSAVFPASTGIIGKRLDVTKITKALPGLISGASAAGIEKAKLAIMTTDKFPKEVTAKLKIGGKVVTICGVGKGVGMISPKMATMLVFIFTDAAISQRALKKSLTGAVERSFNCITVDGCMSTNDTVILMANSCAGNKIITETANFRPFSAALDIICLELAKLMVKDGEGASKLIEIRVKGARNGSQAKSAALAVANSNLFKTAIYGENPNFGRVVAAVGASGAEVKEEKLKVKLGPLNKKEVRVDVDLGLGKGGCVVYTSDLTPEYIKINAAYN; encoded by the coding sequence GTGCGGATAATCAAGAAGGCTATTTTACCTGCGGGTTTCGCGGCCAACGGCATTAACTGCGGATTGAAAAAGTCCGGCAAGCCGGATCTGGCGGTTTTTTATTCCGTTGTCCGGGCTAAGGCCGCGGGTATGTTCACTACCAATAAAATAGCCTCGCCGGCAGTGGCGTTGTGCAAGAGTTACCTTAAATCCGGTAAAGGTTTTCACGCGGTCATCGCCAATTCCGGCAACGCCAATTGTTTCACCGGAAAACAGGGGATGTCTGACGCGGTCAAGGTGACCGCTGAGTCAGGCAAAATATTTAAGATCGGCAAAAGCGCGGTTTTTCCGGCATCTACCGGGATCATCGGAAAGCGGCTGGATGTAACCAAGATTACCAAGGCTTTGCCGGGTTTGATCAGCGGCGCGTCCGCCGCAGGCATAGAAAAGGCCAAACTGGCGATAATGACCACGGATAAATTTCCCAAAGAGGTTACCGCTAAGCTCAAGATAGGCGGTAAAGTAGTTACGATCTGCGGGGTAGGCAAAGGCGTGGGGATGATCTCCCCGAAAATGGCGACTATGCTGGTCTTTATTTTTACCGACGCGGCTATCTCGCAAAGGGCTTTGAAAAAATCCCTGACCGGCGCGGTGGAGCGCTCTTTCAACTGCATAACCGTTGACGGATGTATGAGCACTAATGATACGGTGATCCTGATGGCCAATTCCTGCGCCGGAAATAAGATTATTACTGAGACCGCGAATTTCAGGCCTTTCAGCGCTGCGTTGGATATTATCTGCCTGGAACTGGCTAAACTTATGGTCAAAGACGGCGAAGGAGCGAGCAAGCTGATCGAGATAAGGGTCAAGGGGGCGCGGAATGGGAGCCAGGCGAAGTCAGCTGCTTTGGCGGTCGCCAATTCCAACCTTTTCAAGACCGCGATATACGGAGAAAATCCGAATTTCGGCAGGGTGGTTGCGGCTGTGGGAGCAAGCGGGGCTGAGGTCAAAGAGGAAAAATTGAAGGTAAAGCTTGGGCCCCTGAATAAGAAGGAAGTCCGGGTTGATGTGGATCTGGGCCTGGGTAAAGGCGGGTGCGTTGTTTACACCTCGGACCTTACCCCTGAATATATCAAGATAAACGCGGCGTACAATTAG
- the argB gene encoding acetylglutamate kinase: protein MEEAIKKAEVLIEALPYIRQFKDKIIVIKYGGSILGEEKIREGVLEDIVFLNFMGLKPVLVHGGGPNISGRMRATGKKTDFVDGMRVTDEETLMLVEEELKKLNDLIVGEIKDLGAKAVGLNGRDKNLIQTEKKKAKIDLGLVGHIVGVNSKAINDELQHNHVPVIIPMGIGQDKKTYNVNADEAAASIAAELKAEKLVLLTNVKGIMRDAEDPHSFISTLTGESAKALIEQKVIQTGMIPKVMACMDSLSRGVKKTHMVDACIPHALLLEIFTDKGIGTEIVL, encoded by the coding sequence ATGGAAGAAGCGATAAAGAAAGCTGAAGTTCTTATAGAAGCCCTGCCGTATATCAGGCAGTTCAAGGATAAGATCATCGTGATCAAATACGGCGGCAGTATCCTGGGCGAGGAGAAGATCAGGGAAGGCGTGCTCGAGGATATAGTTTTCCTGAATTTCATGGGGCTTAAGCCTGTTCTGGTCCACGGCGGCGGGCCGAACATCAGCGGCAGGATGCGGGCTACCGGCAAGAAGACGGACTTTGTGGACGGGATGCGCGTGACCGACGAAGAGACGCTGATGCTGGTCGAGGAAGAGCTGAAGAAATTGAACGACCTGATTGTTGGCGAGATCAAAGATCTGGGCGCGAAGGCGGTGGGTTTGAACGGCAGGGACAAGAATCTTATCCAGACTGAAAAGAAGAAGGCCAAGATCGACTTGGGCCTGGTAGGCCATATCGTGGGAGTGAACAGCAAGGCGATAAACGACGAATTACAGCATAACCATGTCCCGGTGATCATACCGATGGGCATAGGCCAGGATAAAAAGACTTACAACGTGAACGCGGATGAGGCGGCGGCGAGCATAGCCGCCGAGCTTAAAGCGGAAAAGCTGGTTCTTCTGACCAACGTCAAAGGGATCATGCGCGACGCCGAAGACCCGCATTCATTTATCTCCACGCTGACCGGCGAGTCAGCCAAGGCGTTGATCGAGCAGAAAGTCATACAGACAGGGATGATCCCGAAAGTAATGGCTTGTATGGATTCGTTGAGCAGAGGGGTAAAGAAAACACATATGGTTGATGCCTGTATTCCACACGCGCTGCTTCTGGAGATATTCACCGATAAAGGCATCGGCACTGAAATCGTTTTATAG
- a CDS encoding aspartate aminotransferase family protein, whose protein sequence is MKLQEIFDTYKDYVAPSYTKVPLIFVKGKGSFLWDIHGKKYLDFFPGWGVGSLGHCHPGVMNAVRDQISKLIFVPNNYYNLPQAKLAKELNYWTRQDFKVFFANSGAEANEAAIKLSRKYGNGRNEIITFENAFHGRTTGALAATGQEKYMQGFKPLLEGFKQVKFNDLDAVKKAVSEKTVGIMLELVQGEGGINIADKNFVAGLRKLCDEKKLLLIIDEVQTGIGRTGKMFCWQNYGIVPDIFVLAKALAGGLPIGVMLARKELADLFTPGTHASTFGGGPVICKAALAVLTAVQKEKMLYNANSMGGHLLNKLNLLKEKYPVIKDVRGMGLMCGVELSIPGKPIVEACVKEGLLINCTHDSVLRVMPALNVTIGQINTAVKIMEKAIKEAKL, encoded by the coding sequence ATGAAATTGCAGGAGATATTCGATACATATAAAGATTATGTGGCGCCCAGTTACACCAAGGTGCCGCTGATATTCGTCAAAGGAAAGGGCAGTTTCCTTTGGGATATCCACGGCAAGAAATATTTGGATTTCTTCCCCGGCTGGGGAGTAGGGTCTTTGGGGCATTGCCATCCCGGGGTAATGAATGCGGTCAGGGACCAGATATCCAAACTGATCTTTGTCCCCAATAATTATTACAATCTTCCGCAGGCTAAGTTGGCCAAAGAGTTGAATTACTGGACCCGGCAGGATTTTAAAGTGTTCTTCGCCAATTCCGGGGCAGAGGCTAACGAAGCGGCGATAAAGCTTTCCCGGAAATACGGCAACGGACGCAATGAGATCATCACCTTCGAGAATGCCTTTCACGGACGGACCACCGGCGCTTTAGCCGCCACCGGCCAGGAAAAATACATGCAGGGATTTAAGCCCCTGCTGGAGGGGTTCAAACAGGTAAAATTCAATGACCTGGACGCGGTAAAAAAGGCTGTATCCGAAAAGACCGTGGGGATAATGCTTGAACTGGTCCAGGGCGAGGGCGGGATAAATATCGCGGATAAGAATTTCGTGGCTGGTCTGCGCAAGCTTTGCGATGAGAAGAAGCTCCTGTTGATCATCGATGAAGTGCAGACAGGCATCGGCAGGACCGGAAAGATGTTCTGTTGGCAGAATTACGGGATCGTCCCGGATATCTTCGTCCTGGCCAAGGCTTTGGCCGGCGGATTGCCGATCGGTGTGATGCTTGCCAGGAAAGAGCTGGCTGACTTGTTTACTCCGGGCACGCACGCTTCTACTTTTGGCGGCGGACCGGTGATCTGCAAGGCGGCTCTGGCTGTTTTGACCGCGGTACAGAAAGAGAAGATGCTGTATAATGCCAATAGTATGGGAGGGCATCTTCTGAATAAATTAAATCTTTTAAAAGAAAAATACCCGGTGATCAAGGATGTCCGGGGAATGGGGCTGATGTGCGGGGTGGAATTATCCATACCCGGTAAACCGATAGTCGAGGCCTGCGTCAAAGAAGGGCTTTTGATCAACTGCACGCATGACAGCGTGCTCCGGGTAATGCCGGCTTTGAACGTGACTATCGGACAGATAAACACAGCGGTAAAAATAATGGAAAAAGCAATCAAAGAGGCGAAACTATGA
- the argF gene encoding ornithine carbamoyltransferase produces the protein MKRDLISIKTLTLEQIKDIFDLTHKIKKSPKRFTGVLKGKTLALIFEKPSNRTYVSFQVGMYELGGNSVYLGPAQIKLGVRETIHDVAKTLSRYVDGIVLRTFAHQNVLDMAKYAGVPVINGLSDLSHPCQALADTFTIKEKFGGFKNITVAYIGDGNNVCNSLLYACAKLGVNINVATPQGYDPDADMVLGAKSAAEKTGSRISLFHKAQTAVQGANVIYTDVWASMGQESEAQKRKQDFKDYQVNKKLLSLADKNCLVMHCLPAHRGEEISDEVIDGDNSIIFDQAENRLHVQKAILVKLLK, from the coding sequence ATGAAGAGAGACCTGATATCCATAAAGACATTAACCTTGGAGCAGATCAAGGATATATTCGATCTGACACATAAGATCAAGAAGAGCCCGAAAAGGTTCACCGGTGTACTTAAAGGCAAGACCCTGGCTTTGATCTTTGAGAAGCCTTCCAACCGGACCTATGTTTCATTCCAGGTGGGGATGTATGAATTGGGCGGCAACTCCGTATATCTCGGCCCGGCGCAGATCAAGCTTGGGGTGAGGGAAACCATTCATGACGTGGCCAAGACCCTGAGCCGGTATGTTGACGGAATTGTCCTGCGTACTTTCGCTCATCAGAACGTCCTGGATATGGCTAAATACGCCGGCGTGCCGGTGATCAACGGGCTTTCGGACTTGTCGCATCCCTGCCAGGCATTGGCCGATACCTTTACCATAAAGGAGAAATTCGGAGGCTTCAAAAATATCACCGTGGCTTATATAGGAGACGGCAACAACGTCTGTAATTCCCTGCTTTACGCCTGCGCTAAGTTGGGAGTAAATATCAATGTGGCGACGCCTCAGGGTTACGACCCGGACGCGGATATGGTCCTGGGCGCAAAGTCCGCCGCGGAGAAGACCGGTTCCAGGATAAGTCTTTTTCATAAGGCGCAGACCGCGGTGCAAGGGGCCAACGTGATCTATACCGATGTCTGGGCCTCAATGGGCCAGGAAAGCGAAGCGCAAAAACGCAAGCAGGATTTTAAGGACTATCAGGTGAATAAGAAACTGTTATCTCTGGCGGATAAGAATTGCCTGGTTATGCATTGTTTGCCGGCGCACCGCGGCGAAGAGATCTCGGATGAAGTCATTGACGGGGATAATTCCATAATATTTGACCAGGCGGAGAACCGGCTGCACGTGCAGAAGGCGATACTGGTGAAACTGTTAAAATAA
- a CDS encoding argininosuccinate synthase produces MVKKIVLAYSGGLDTSCAIKWLKDKGFDVVCFIADLGQGEDFQKIEERGLAAGASKVYIKDLQDEFIKDFIVPSLKANAVYEGKYFLATALGRPLIAKYLVEVAHKEKAEYVGHGCTGKGNDQVRLEVTTAILDPKLQIIAPLRDWEFKSREEEIEYALKNNIPIDVTKKKPYSLDRNIWGISIEAGVLENLDQEPPEDAYIMTKSPSGGSTYPKYIEIAFEKGVPKKLDGKTYKLKEMIEELNRIGGAFGIGRYDMVENRLVGIKSREIYEAPAGTILYTAHKELESLVLDREVAHFKEIVSLKYSELVYYGLWYSHLKQALDSFVESTQKHVTGTIRLKLFKGNCAAVGRKSTHSLYKKELATYGAEDKFDQKLAEGFIKLWGMPYKR; encoded by the coding sequence ATAGTGAAAAAGATCGTGTTGGCGTATTCTGGCGGGTTGGATACATCCTGCGCCATAAAATGGCTCAAGGATAAAGGTTTTGACGTGGTCTGTTTTATCGCCGACCTGGGCCAGGGCGAGGATTTTCAGAAGATCGAGGAGCGCGGCCTGGCTGCCGGCGCTTCCAAGGTCTATATCAAAGACCTGCAGGATGAATTCATCAAGGATTTCATTGTTCCGTCATTAAAGGCCAACGCCGTATATGAGGGGAAATATTTCCTGGCTACGGCTTTGGGCAGGCCGCTGATCGCCAAGTATCTGGTAGAGGTGGCGCATAAAGAAAAGGCCGAGTACGTCGGCCACGGCTGCACCGGAAAAGGCAATGACCAGGTCAGGCTGGAGGTCACTACCGCCATACTCGACCCGAAACTGCAGATTATCGCGCCTTTAAGGGACTGGGAATTCAAATCCCGGGAAGAGGAGATCGAATACGCTTTGAAGAATAACATACCGATCGACGTCACCAAGAAAAAACCGTACAGCCTGGACCGGAATATCTGGGGGATCAGTATTGAGGCCGGGGTATTGGAGAACCTGGACCAGGAGCCGCCGGAAGACGCTTATATCATGACTAAGAGCCCGAGCGGAGGGTCCACTTATCCTAAATACATAGAGATCGCCTTTGAAAAAGGCGTGCCTAAGAAATTAGACGGAAAGACCTATAAGCTCAAGGAGATGATCGAGGAGCTTAACCGGATCGGCGGGGCTTTCGGCATCGGCAGGTACGATATGGTGGAGAACAGATTAGTCGGGATAAAATCCCGCGAGATATACGAGGCTCCTGCCGGGACCATACTTTATACCGCGCATAAAGAATTGGAGAGCCTGGTCCTGGACCGGGAAGTCGCCCATTTCAAGGAAATCGTCTCATTGAAATATTCGGAGCTGGTGTATTACGGGTTATGGTATTCTCATCTTAAGCAGGCCCTGGACAGCTTTGTGGAATCCACCCAGAAACACGTCACCGGCACGATCCGCTTGAAGCTGTTCAAAGGGAATTGCGCGGCGGTAGGCAGGAAATCAACGCACTCGCTGTATAAAAAAGAGCTGGCCACTTATGGCGCCGAGGACAAATTCGACCAGAAGCTGGCTGAGGGATTCATCAAGCTTTGGGGCATGCCGTATAAAAGATAG